One Mauremys reevesii isolate NIE-2019 linkage group 5, ASM1616193v1, whole genome shotgun sequence genomic window carries:
- the SPRY1 gene encoding protein sprouty homolog 1, translating to MEPQSQHGSGGSLVVIQQPSLDSRQRLDYEREIQSTAILSLDQIKAIRGSNEYTEGPSVVKKSGPRTAPRQEKHERTHEIIPINVNNNYEHRPSHLGPVAHQHNVRAPVLSRSTSTGSAASSGSNSSASSEQGLLGRSPLSRPGSSHRSERTIRTQPKQSSLMVDDLKGPLKEDLTQHKFICEQCGKCKCGECTDPRALPSCLACNRKCLCSAESMVEYSTCMCLIKGIFYHCSNDDEGDSYADNPCSCSQAHCCSRYLCMGAMSLFLPCLLCYPPAKGCLKLCRGCYDRINRPGCRCKNSNTVYCKLESCPSRSQGKPS from the coding sequence ATGGAGCCCCAAAGTCAACATGGCAGTGGCGGTTCATTAGTTGTGATCCAGCAGCCTTCCTTGGACAGCAGGCAAAGGTTGGACTATGAAAGAGAAATTCAGTCGACTGCTATCTTGTCATTGGACCAGATCAAAGCCATAAGGGGCAGCAATGAGTATACCGAAGGCCCATCTGTGGTGAAAAAATCTGGTCCACGGACAGCACCAAGACAAGAAAAGCATGAAAGGACTCATGAAATCATACCAATTAATGTGAATAATAATTATGAGCACAGACCCAGCCACTTGGGACCCGTGGCACACCAACATAACGTAAGGGCTCCTGTGTTGAGCAGATCAACTAGCACTGGAAGTGCGGCTAGTTCTGGAAGCAACAGCAGTGCTTCTTCAGAGCAGGGGTTGTTGGGAAGATCGCCCCTATCTAGGCCAGGTTCAAGCCACAGATCTGAAAGGACAATCCGGACGCAGCCCAAGCAGTCATCTTTGATGGTAGATGATCTGAAGGGTCCCTTGAAAGAGGACTTGACGCAGCACAAGTTTATCTGTGAACAGTGTGGGAAGTGCAAATGTGGTGAGTGCACAGACCCAAGGGCCTTACCTTCTTGTCTGGCCTGCAACAGGAAGTGCTTGTGCTCTGCAGAGAGCATGGTGGAGTACAGTACCTGCATGTGCCTGATCAAAGGGATCTTCTATCACTGTTCCAATGATGATGAAGGGGACTCGTATGCGGATAATCCCTGCTCTTGTTCCCAGGCACATTGCTGTTCTAGGTACCTGTGCATGGGAGCAATGTCCTTGTTTTTGCCTTGCTTGCTCTGCTATCCTCCTGCTAAGGGATGCCTGAAGCTGTGTCGTGGGTGTTATGACCGGATCAATCGTCCTGGTTGCCGATGTAAGAACTCCAACACTGTCTATTGTAAACTGGAGAGCTGCCCATCACGGAGTCAGGGGAAGCCCTCATAA